A window from Cryptomeria japonica chromosome 1, Sugi_1.0, whole genome shotgun sequence encodes these proteins:
- the LOC131041929 gene encoding ethylene-responsive transcription factor WIN1 translates to MGKTQKYRGVRQRNWGSWVSEIRHPILKKRVWLGTYETAEEAARAYDEAAVIVRGHGGKVNLPHNVNADYNSEQRRVLSTATISKLHHLNMASMNKVLLQYAAKKRGSACSLVCLKLDNEKSNQLGIWQNKVGGGGGDESNWMVKVEIPPLKVDDERDMDIASEMIEELLQP, encoded by the exons ATGGGAAAGACACAGAAATACCGTGGTGTGAGACAACGCAACTGGGGCTCTTGGGTTTCTGAGATTCGTCATCCAATCCT TAAGAAGAGGGTGTGGCTCGGAACATATGAAACAGCTGAAGAAGCAGCTCGTGCATATGATGAAGCTGCTGTTATTGTGCGTGGTCATGGTGGCAAAGTAAATCTTCCCCATAATGTCAATGCTGATTATAATTCAGAGCAGAGAAGAGTTTTATCCACAGCAACAATTTCTAAGCTCCACCATCTGAATATGGCCTCCATGAATAAGGTTTTGCTGCAATATGCTGCTAAGAAAAGAGGCTCCGCATGTTCCTTGGTCTGCTTAAAGTTGGACAATGAGAAATCCAATCAATTGGGAATCTGGCAAAACAAAGtgggtggtggaggaggagatgaaTCCAACTGGATGGTGAAAGTTGAAATTCCTCCATTGAAGGTGGATGATGAGAGAGATATGGACATAGCTTCAGAGATGATAGAAGAGCTTCTTCAACCC